The following coding sequences are from one Ursus arctos isolate Adak ecotype North America unplaced genomic scaffold, UrsArc2.0 scaffold_23, whole genome shotgun sequence window:
- the LOC113264878 gene encoding olfactory receptor 4X1: MAAKNNVTEIILLGFSPNQDVQKTISVVFLLMYTAIVLGNGLIVATIMASKVLTSPMYFFLSYLSFVEICYCSVTAPKLILDSFIERKSISLKGCITQIFFLHFFGGTEIFLLTVMAYDRYVAICKPLHYTVIMNRRVCGLLVGAAWGGGLLHSVGQTFLIFQLPFCGLKVLDHYFCDVHPMLTLACSDTFLIGVLIILNGGSISVISFMVLLASYVVILCSLRTRTSEGRRKALSTCASHIAVVGLFFIPCSFVYMRPCVTLSADKIVAVFYTVLTPLLNPFIYSFRNAEVKNAMRRLMRRTVIWGEK; the protein is encoded by the coding sequence ATGGCAGCTAAAAACAATGTGACTGAAATCATTCTTTTGGGGTTTTCCCCCAACCAGGATGTACAGAAGACCATTTCTGTGGTATTTCTCCTCATGTACACGGCCATTGTCCTGGGTAACGGCCTCATTGTGGCAACAATCATGGCCAGCAAAGTGCTCACCtcccccatgtatttcttcctcagcTACTTGTCCTTTGTGGAGATCTGTTACTGCTCTGTCACAGCCCCCAAGCTCATCCTTGACTCTTTTATTGAAAGGAAAAGCATTTCCCTCAAGGGCTGTATCACTCAGAtatttttcctccatttctttggTGGTACTGAGATCTTTCTCCTGACagtcatggcctatgaccgctacgtggccatATGCAAACCCCTGCACTACACCGTCATCATGAACCGGCGCGTGTGTGGCCTCTTGGTGGGTGCAGCATGGGGTGGGGGCTTGCTGCATTCTGTTGGGCAAACGTTCCTCATTTTCCAGCTGCCGTTCTGTGGCCTCAAGGTCCTTGATCACTACTTCTGTGATGTCCACCCCATGCTGACGCTGGCCTGCTCAGACACCTTCCTCATTGGTGTGctcatcatcctcaatggtggcTCCATTTCAGTGATCAGCTTCATGGTACTGCTTGCTTCCTACGTGGTCATCTTGTGCTCCCTGAGGACGCGGACCTCAGAAGGTCGGCGCAAGGCTCTGTCCACCTGTGCCTCTCACATCGCGGTCGTGGGCCTGTTCTTCATTCCCTGTTCCTTTGTCTACATGAGGCCCTGTGTCACCCTCTCTGCAGATAAGATAGTCGCTGTGTTTTACACAGTGCTCACGCCTCTCTTAAACCCCTTCATTTACTCCTTCAGGAATGCTGAAGTGAAAAATGCCATGAGGAGACTGATGAGGAGAACAGTGATTTGGGGAGAGAAATAG